In the Pristis pectinata isolate sPriPec2 chromosome 34, sPriPec2.1.pri, whole genome shotgun sequence genome, aaacccacacggtcacagggagaacgagcaaactccacgcactgacagcgccggaggttgggatcgaacccgggtctctggagctgagaggcagcggctctacccgctgcgccactgtgctagcTGTGGTCACATTCCCTGTGGTCACAGTTCTCTGATCTCTGACAACAGTCTAGGCTGAGGCCCAAGACCCGCTCAGTGTTTTGGAGGATTGGGACCCATTGGTTTCTGCCCCCATTGCAGTTGGGTTCTTCTCTCGAGAGGCCAAACCTTCCTGGTGACCTGATGCCAGACAGGCCCCACCAAAACCCACAAGGCTCAGACTCAACTTCACTCAGGTGTGCTTGTGTGTAACTGAGTGGTCTGTGTGAGTAACTGCTTGGGCCGACGCAGCGAGGTCTGTTTTAGTGCTGGGGAACCAGTCCGGTGGCTGCTTGATCCGGGatggtgtctgtgtggtgttGTAGGGTCTATGTGGTGTCGTGTACTCATCCGAGCAAGTGGAGAGTGTCCCATCAGACTCCTAAGCAGTGCCCCTGTAAGGGTGGGGATCCTTGGTCATTTTCTcacaatcctctctctctctctgtccttttgCTCAGGCTCCCACAGCTTGATATATTTCTACCTCCATTCCATCAGCATTCCTGACCTGCGGGACATCTCCAGGGTCGGCATGTTGGACGACCTGCAGATAGACTACTACGACAACACCCTCCAGAAGATAGAAGCCAGGCAGCAGTGGGTCGCGGACGGTTTTACGGCTGACTACTGGAACCATCAGAAAGAAATCACAGACAGGATTCATCAGTTCCTCTCTGTATATCTGAAACCATTCACCCCACTCATCAGTGCGTGCCTTTGatctccactgccctttgaggctCACCGTGACTTGCACAACATGTCAACCAGCCAAAGGATCCTATTAAGCGGCATCAGTTTTAAAGTCCCTATCCctgctttcaaatccctctacCTTCCTTACCAAAAACTTACCCCCGATTAAAAGCATTCTTTCCCAGAAATTCCAGAGAAATTCCAGCCCTTCAAAATAAGCTCTTCAGAATCCGTCCCTGAGAACCCACCTCGCATTCCTCACTGAGGTCCTCAGAGAAGCATTGAGAATCAGAGCCACTGCCCACACTCGCATTGCACAGGTCTAACCCTAATCCCCATGGCCAGACATGGGCCCCCATTCAGTTTGGCATGGCTTGGAACTGCAGTGTAATCTCCTTGCTGGGATTCCCTGTGTTGTGTTGTACATTCAGTGCTCAGTTTCTTACTGCGACTTCCTGTTTTGCAAGACCAGACGCGTTGATGTCACGATCCTCCACTGTGACCCTGCAGTGGACAAGCACCGGTGTAGACGGTACAGTCGCCCACTGTGGGCCCCTGCTCTGTGCTCGCACAGTGCACATTGTACAATCCCTTACCTTGACACCTGGCTCTGTACAAATTCATGTTTATTGTTGTCAGAGGCATAAATACACAGGgcgtaaatgccatgaaagtcagccttttgcagcagcaacacagtacgttacaagacgaggacaaacatgttTACGTAAagtcaaattaacataaattatgcataacttacaagTATAAAGAACAGCAAAATTAAAATAACGACGCTTGTGCAaacttgagagagaaaaaaaggtctGAGGTAGGGTTAAAGCTTTTCCggtgggttcaagaccctgatggcagtgggggagaagctgttgttgaaccttgaggtgtggggtcatagggctcctgtacctcctgcctgatggcagcatcgagaagagggcacggcccggatggtggccgtcccttgatgatggatgtcgccttcctcaGACATCGCCTCctgcagatgtcctcgatggtggggagagcagtacccatgatggaactggctgaatccaccGGTCTCTGTAGccccttgcattcctgtgcattggagtgcccacaccaggctgtgatgtaaccagtcaggatgctttccatcTGCACGTTTGCAGAAGTTTGTGGAGTCTTTAATGACATGCCGAATCTGTTTAaatttctaagaaagtagagacgctggtctACCTCCTGCTACACACCCTGATGCACACTAGACAGTCCCTCAACATGAGCCTTGCCCTATACCACGCACTGATACACACTGTACACAATCCCCCATCATGAATATTCCTCTGTGCCACACACTTATGCTGACTGTACACAGTTCCTCCCCTTGATTATTGATCCTGTGTTCTGTACCACACACTGACGCATGTTTGTACACAGTACACTGTCACCCCATGCTCTTTGCCGTGACTGTACACAGTTCCTCACTGTGGCCCACTGCTCTGTGCGCCTctaaattggtaatttggtttatcattgtcacatgtaccgaggtacagtgaaaaactttgttttgcatgccatccacacagatcatttcatcacaacagtgtggtgcaagggaaaacaataacagaatgcagaataacgtgttacagttacagagaaagtgcagggcaagcagacaataaggtgcaaggtcacgacgaggtagattgtaaattcaacagtccaccttatcgtactaggcgaCCGTTCCATCattttatgacagtgggatagaagctgtcctttagcctgatggtatgtgctttcaggcttttgtattttctgcccaatgggaggagggaagaAAGAACGTACGGGGTGAGTGGGATCTcagattatgttggctactttaccgaggcagcgagaagtatagacagagtccacggaggggaggctggttttcatgatgtgctgagctgtgtccacactctctgcagtttcttgcagtcttaggcagagaagttgccgtaccaagccgtgatgcatccagataggaggctttctatggtgcatcaataaaagttggtgagggtcaaaggggacatgccaaatttctttagcctcctgaggaagtagtgcaGTACGCTAGCATTTACATCTTTAGCAGGACATTATCTAGATGGGTCTGAGTTTAGACATTGGAAACTTCAGCCATTAATGAAGATTAATGTGTTGGTCCTTTTTCAGACATCAGCTATATCCAGGGGCTCTTGGGCTGCATAAAATCTGAAAATACGTTCAATACATTTGTAAGGGTTGGCATTCGAGATTTTGGAAACATCACATGTGATCTCACCATTGGGAAGTGTACTGCCACAGGTGTCCCAGCAATTCTGAACGATCAACTTCAGCAAATTTATTTCACCGACAATGCAATAGTTCGTGTGGTGGATGGTAGCTGCAAACAGTTTTTGCAGAGAGCTCTTCAGCTTGGTAAAGAGGCACTCGAAAGACAAGGCAAGTGGAACATCTCAAACCTCTGCGTGTGACAGTGAGGGAGCTCCCAATCCGAGATGGTCAGGTACCTCCTAATCCGAGACACTTGAGGGATCTCGGTGAGGGACCTCCCGATCCGGGACAGTGAAGAACCTCTGGATCCGGGACAGTGAGCTGAGCCTTAATTTTAGACAACGAGGGCATGGAATTTGAGGATAATATCAATCTGGGACATTGGGTGACCTCTGGATTGGGAACAGTGCCTGTAACCTTGATCTAGCCCTGTCAGATTAATGAACGTAACCTCTGGCTGTAGTCTGCATGGCCTGGGGCTGGTGAGTGTGATTTCAGACTGGATAGTGAGTGTCATGGTGAGGCAGGTCCCAGTCTGAGGCAGTGAGGAGAGTGAGTGTAATCCCAACCATCTGTGACGGTGGGGTAACGTCACTCTGTGTTGAGTTAGTGATGTTATTCACCGTTCTTCCCCAGTTGCTCCAGAGCTTCAGGTGTTAACAAGGAAGCCCACAGCTACTGAAGGCCAGAGTCTCCGGTGCATCATCACTCCCTTCTACCCCCGCGCCATCAACGCCACTTGGCTGAAGAACGGGCAGGTCGTCTCCGAGGGCTACAAGGTGACCGTGCTACCAAACTATAACAACACGTACTGGATGGAGCTCGTCATTGAGCTGCAGGGCAACGATCCGAAGATGTATACCTGTCAGGTCCAGCACAGCAGCCTGTCAGAGACACTGATGCTGAAGGGAGGTAGGTCACTGTATGGTACAAAACTTGCTTCAATCTGCCTGTGGTGGTTCATAGactcctacagcacagaagaaggcccttcagcctaccctATTCATGTTGACCTTCTGGTACCCATCTATTctaaccagcacttggtctgtagctttctcTACCTCAGCGATTCAGGTGTTTGTCCCGataaaatgctgtgagagtctctgcctccaccaccccctcagggagTGAGTTCCCAACTCCCACCACCCCTTGGAGAAACAATTCTTCCGCAcattccttctaaacctcttaatCCTCACCTTACACCTACCTCTCGAgctatagacacctctgctgtggggaaaagtttactgctgttaaagaaaacaaataaagctgAAGCCGCCTGCATACAACTGCAGCACTGGCAgcgttcttccagcattgtgtgtttgtttcctatctacgcccctcacagGTTTATCTAACTccctcagctctcccctcagcctcctcccgtccaaggaaaacagacctagcctatcccTTCTCTCCTAACTGGAACACTCCACCctggacaacatcctggtgaatctcctctgcaccctttccagcacagtcacatcctttctatcctctggtgaccacaactgtacacaacactctgGATGTGGCCTCCccgatgttttataaagctgtaccataacttgCCAGCTCTTATATTCTCCGTCCTGATTAACGAAGGCCAGCATCCTGTatgttttcttcaccaccctgtctacctctttGAGACCTGATCAAGTATCTCCACTCCTCCCTTACACACCTCTGTAAATGTCTTACTTCCAAGAACTTATCCCATgtcctttttgaaagttattatttacTGGGCTCTTTTGCCAATCGAGTTAAATCTGTTCCCTCTGGTTACCAGTTGTCCTGTCACGGGAAGCAGTTATGAGTTATGTGTCCAAGAGAAAGAACAATTAAGAAGCAAATGGAATTGTGGGGCAAGGCCTGACTGTCAAATGGTCACCGTCTGGCTGATGAGTGACTGATATTCCTAGagccatagagcacggaaacaggccctttggcccaactggtccatgccaaccaagatgcccatctaagcaagtcccatttacctgcatttggcccacattcgtataaacctttcctatccatgtacctctccaaatgttgtccatgtacctgtgtcaactgcttcctctagcagctggttccatattcTGACCACattctgtgaaaaagttgcccctcgtgtttctattaaatccctcccctctcaccttaaacccatgccctctcttTCTTGATTtcccccaaacctgggaaaaagactatgtgttcaccctctctatgcccctgatgattttataaacctccataaggtctcggctcctacactccagagaaaacagtccagctctgtgctggctctccttatatctgaagccctccattcctggcaacaaccttgtgaatcttttctgtgccctttccagcttcatgacatccttccttccttcctcccttgaGATCCTTAAGATGACcattcattctcctacactccaatgaataagacgtcacccactctggacattccaATTATCCTCAGAGACAAAATTACCCAGTCTTTGCAAATCTCCCtgacaccctctccagtgccatctcATCTTTGTATTTCACCAAATGTGgaccatggactctgtttacacctctcgctgcctcggtaaagcagccaacataatcaaagatccctcccaccccggacattttctcttcttccccgctcccatcaggcagaagatacaaaagcctgaaagcacgtaccaccaggctcaaggacggcttctatcccactgttataagactattgaatggtcccctagtacgatcatatggactcttgacctcaaaatctaccttgttatggccttgcaccttattgtctacctgtactgcaccttCTTATTAActatgacactatattctgcattctgtatcattttgccttgtactaccgcaatgcactgatgtgatgaaatgatctgtatggatggcatgtaaaacaaagtttttcactgtacctccgtgcatgtgacaataataaaccaatttaccaacctttACTTGGTGGGCAGGAGTTGGCGAGCCCCGTGGAGCTGGTCCCATGCTGGGACTGATGGCTGTGCTGGCAATGGTCATTGGAGCGGTGTAGAGGAGCAGCAAGGAGGGAGCCAAGGCATCATTGCAGGTAGGTACACACGCAGATCCCTTCACTGACACTGCTCGCCGTGACAGGATTGTACATCCGATCTCTTCTCATTCCTCCTTTCCAGATGAGCGATGGACCTAACTCAAGCCCAGCTCTGAACATGGGGTGGAGCCTCTGTCTGGATTTGTGATGCGTGGTGGCAAACCTCAGCGAGCTTAGTGTTGCCTTCGGTGTGGTAACCGGTTGGATGAATCTTCTGCAGCTTTGCAGCACTCCTGTTTATCAATGTTTTAACATTTTCTCACATCTCACCAGGATTCAGGTTTCAGTGTTGCGGTTGTTAAGAAACGTGATGTGAGATCAGCAAGTGCTatcaggggcaggcacggtggtgtagcagttagcgtaacgctttcacagcaccagcgactctggttcgattccggccgctgtctgtaaggagtttatacgttctgcccgtgtctgctcgggtttcctccagttgctccggtttcctcccacattccaaagacgtacgggttaggaagctgtgggacacgctatgttggtgccggaagagcggcgacacttgtgggctgccccacagaacactctatgcaaaagatgcatttcactgtgtgtttcaatgtacatgtggctaataaagaaatcttaactaaTAAATGTTTACTATGATTTCCTGGTGATTTCAGTGTTTGTCAGTCTTTTCAGAAATACAGCTCCTCTGCGtctttaaccctttcacccccgtGGGATGTCCGGGAAGTGTTTTACCGCCCATAAGTCTTGCTACAGTGCAGCCAAGTTGAGAAGTAGGGAAGGGGGTATTCACTCTATTTCCCACATAGAGCAATGAAATAATGACCGGAGGAGGTGGTTCTCAGGTGAGGGGAAACATTGGCCTGAACATGGTGACAGCTCTCCCGCTCTTCAAAAATCATCCTGGGATTTTCTCCATCTCAGAGGCAGAGGGGGCTTTGGTCTAATGTCTCCTCTCAAGCACAGCACCTTCAACAGTGTAGAAATCCCTCTGAACTGCACTCTGATTGTGCAACGTTCCCTCAATACCGACTCTCAGACAATGCAACCCTTGCTCTGCACAGCCCCTCCAAGGGGGCACCCATGCAATGGCGCAACGTTTTCTGCACTGCTCCCTCTGcactgacggtgcagcactccaaAGGCACCATGCTTCCGCAGCACTGCACCTCTGACGCTGCAGCGCTCCCTCGGCAATGCTGCTTCTTCAGACGATTCACTTCTGAATGTGaaacagtcccattcccccaaagGTGGAGTCAGGGACCTTCCCTCCAACTGTGTAGTGCTCCCTTGGCAGTGCCCCTCCGTCACAGCAGTGTTCCCTCAGTATGCCGTATTGACTGCTTCCTTGGAATTTccctttgcagtggagcagtgcCTCAGTATTGCTCTTCCGAACGGTGCAATGTTTCCTCAGTATCACCACTCTGATAGGGCAATGGTATcacctgacaatgcagcactccctcaccacTGGCTTCTGCATGTAACACTCCAAGCACTGCGCCCCCAGCAATGCAGCACTCCGGGTGTTGTCCTCTCCCAGTGCATTGATAACACAGCACTGAAGATGCGGTGCATTTCTTTACAAAAAAAAGGGTTACTCCGGGTCACGGAagagttccgttcctgagaactgtgtTTGGGAGAGGATCACACAAACAGACGTGACGGGGAACGAGCAGGCGAGGGAAGAGCCGGCCTCTCTGACTCGATGAGTGAGGGAGTCtcctcagcgctcccagctctgcttgacCCAGCCCTCGGTTATTGTGGCTcggagtgtggggtggggagacAAGGTCATGGCAAATGCACCCCACCCCgttcccatccggcagaagatgcctgcaatcccgtagcagccggcaaatccattccCATGCGCACTTCCCAACAGCTGGCACGGTGGCTCAGACCACTAATTCCCGCAACAAAAAACATCTTCTCCGCTTCAGCCGCATCCAACTGCACGGTCAGTCTCCGACCGCACAGGCGAACTCCAAATCACTTGATTCACCGCGCCAACTCACCTGTGAAGctccgcttcacctgtgaatcaggGAAGCTCAACTTGtttcaaaaattgtttaaaaattcataGGAAAACTTTCCTAAAGTTAAAGTTCATCatgacctgcgtggatgagtgtgagTGTTCGAGAACATtccgagtcttcccaaaccagaagccctggacgaaccaggagattcgcagtctgctgagggctagatctgtggagttcaagactggcgatccagaaccctacaagaagtccaggtacgaccaaCGAAAGGTCATTGTGAGAGTGAGGAGGCAATTCAGTGTGAAGTGCGAGGCGTaatcagatgcacgacagctgtggcagggttagCATgacattacttcctataaggtaaAACCTAagagcataaatggcagtgatgcttcactcccttaTGAattcaacgccttttatgcacgctttgaaagggagaatagcactacacctgtgcgaatccccacagcatctggagaCCCTGTGATCTCCGTCTTGGAGgcagatgtcagaacatccttcagagggtgaaccctcacaagacGTCAGGCCCTTActgtgtacctggccgggtactgaaaatctgcactgaccaactggctggagtgttcaaggacatcttcaacctcccactgctgcattcggaggttcccacctgctccaccaatcatACCAGTagccaagaagagcagggtgagctgcctcaatgaataTTGCCTGGTAATGGTCACATCCACTGTGatggagtgctttgagaggttggtcatggctagaattaactcctgcctgagtgaggacctggacccactgcaatttgcctaccgccacaacaggtccacagcagacacaatctctctggctctccactcggctttggaacACCAAGACAACAGAAAAACCTATGTTAGGCTGCTAGTTATCGATtatagcttggcattcaacaccatcagcccatcagtactaatcaacaagtttcaaatcCTGggtctctgtatctccctctgcaactggatcctcgacttccttatcaggagaccacagtcagcgcagatcggtagtaacatctcctccttgctgacaatcaacacaggtgcacctcaaggataagtgcttagcccactgctcaacTCTCTCtggactcatgactgtgtggctaggcagaTGAAAATTTAAGCCTGCCACTAATATTAAGGGTAGAGTTGACACAAAAAAATATTAGTAGCCACTTGTAGCCTGAAGCCTACTTTCTTTGCTGTCATTGAGAATGGTAGTGCTCAGTGCCAAACAAGGTCACCATTGCAAGTTGCTTCATACAGTACCTGTTCCGTTTCAACAACAGGGATAAAAAacatgttattgaatggtgagaGAATACAGCATTCTGATGTAGAGAGGGATGTGGGTGtcttagtgcatgattcacaaagatGAGTATGCAGGTATAGAATCCATAAATCCACCTATAAATTCGcccatgacaccactgttggcaatCTCAGACAACAATGAgaagatgtacaggagtgagatagattggctggttgagtggtgtggcaacaacaacctcactcaacgttagcaagaccaaggaattgattctggacttcagaaaggggaatttgggagaacacacaccagtcctcattgaggggtcagcggtggaaagggtgagaggctttaagttcctgagtgtcaacatctcagatgatctatcttgggcccagcacattaatgtcatcatgaagaaggcatgccaggggctctacttcattaggagtttgaggagattcggtatgtcaccaaagactcttagaaatttctatagatgtacggtggagagcattctgactggttgcatcactgcccagtatggaggctccaatgtgcaggatccaaAGATGCGGCaaggggttgtagactcagccagttccatcacgggcacaaccctccctgccattgaggacatattaaagaggtgatgcctcaagaaggcggcaccatcattaaggaccctcaccatccgggaattgctttcttcacgttactaccatcagggaggaggtacaggagactgaagacccacactcaacgttttaggaaccacttcttcccctccaccatcagatttctgaacggtctatgaacccatgaacactacctcgttattccttttttgcactatttatttatttttgtaacttatagtagtgtttatgtcttgcactgtactgctgccgcaaaacaacaaatttcacgacatacgtcagtgataataaacctgattctgattctgaatttgtaAGTAAACTTGTTCATGTGTGTCCCCAGGGAGGAGCTACACACAGTAAGACTTTGATAATCTGATGTTTCAGCACCTGGATCACAGGTAATGTTTGCTTTGCTCCCTGAATGTCACCATTGCCCCGGTTCCCTCACTCGTCTCaagctgtggatagtgtggagggctgtcggagcttacagagggatatcgataggatgcagagctgggcggacaagtggcagatggagttcaatccggagaagtgtgaggtggtacactttggaaggacaaactccagggcagagtacagggtaaacggcagggtacttggcagtgtggaggagcagagggatctgggggttcatattcacagttcgttgaaagtggcctcacaggtggatagagcagttaagaaggccaatgggatgttggctttcataaatcgagggattgagtttaagagccgcgaggttatgatgcagctttacaaaactctagttaggccacgcttagagtactgtgttcagttttggtcgcctcattataggaaggatgtggaggcgttggagagggtgcagaggagatttaccaggatgctgcctggattggagagtattgaatatgaggagaggcttaaggtgctagggttttattcactggaaaggaggaggatgagaggagacatgatagaggtatataaaatattgagaggaatagatagagtagacagtcagcgcctccttcccagggcaccgatgctcaagacgagaggtcatggctttaaggttatgggtgggaggttcagggaagatgtcagggggaggtttttcacccaaagagtggttggtgcatggaatgcactgcctggggtggtggtggaggcagatacattgaacaggttcaagagcttgttggataggcatatggaggaacgtgagatagagggatatgcgggaggaaggggttaggtagtgtgagggtggtctaatggacggcacgacacggtgggcccaagggcctgttttgtgctgtatggttctatggttctatggtcccaGGTTTCTGTGTCCCCTTCAAACTCACCAGGGGCCCTAGCTGTTGTGCTCTCCTGAAATTCCCACGCTCCGCTGAAATTTACCAGGGACCCAGTTCCCGGGCTTCGCTGAAATTCACCGAGGCCCCAGTTCCTGTacaccctttaaacttactggggtcACTGGAAATGTACACTGTTGTATaagatctgaaaaaaaatgaaaaagtgcATCAAGGGAATAATAGGATAACATTGACTACTCTGGTAAATGTGACAGTGTGGCACTGCTAAAGTCTGGagagccacacacaaaatgctggaggaaatccacaggtcaggcagcatctatggagggaactaagtcttcatcaggtctggaaaggaagagggaaaaggCCAGAATGAAAGGTTTGGGAAGCGAGAAGAacacaaactggcaggtgataggtgagttcaggcgagaggggaaggtaggtgggtgggggaggggcgatGAAAGggggtgatgtgagaagctgagaggtgatgggggaagagagaaagggctgaagaagaaggaatccagtaggagagggcagtggaccatggaataacgggaatgaggtggggaatagatgggcaggtcatgagggcggggtaAGGGAAACAGAAGGGATGAAGggcccacaggaatgagggaaaacagagggaagtgcttactggaagttagagaaatcgatgttgaggccatcaggttggagactaccaaggcagaatagaaggtgttgttcctccaacctgcacctggcctcaacgtggcagtagaggaggccctgGATAGACATTTCAgtacgggagtgggatgtggaattgaagtgggtggccaccgggaggtcctgactgttgtggcggacggagcgaaggtgctcgtcAAAGAGGTCACCCAATCCGTGTCGGATCTCACCGATACAGGGGAGGCTGCTCCAGGAGCGCTGGATGCAGTAAATGATACCCTTTGACTCTCagttgaagcactgcctcacctggaagggtcctgaatggtggtgagggaggaggtgcagggacaggtctCTGTAATATACCGAaactttgaatgaactcaatgacggCGTCTCCACAGCACTCAGaggcagagaactccaaaggttcaccagcctccGAGTGAACAAGTTTCTCCTTctttcagttctaaatgacccACCTCGGCCGGGGAACAAAATCTTTTATACCAGGGTAGTCCACAACCCATTGGTATAAATATTGAGTTTTCTAATTTTAGATaaccctctttccccctccccccctcaccctttgTTTCTGATCCTTTGATCCTCCCATTGTTGTTTCCCTttcccgcacacacacacacacacacacacacacacacacacacacacacacacacacacacacacacacacacacacacacacccagtccCCCTTCACCCAGCTTCATCCCCTTCcactctcctggttccatccacccaccacacacaggCTCCCCCGCCCCAcccaatctggttccatctgccatgcacctctcccctaatggttcc is a window encoding:
- the LOC127586043 gene encoding RLA class I histocompatibility antigen, alpha chain 11/11-like is translated as MESWNGPASLLFTVLSLCSGPGSQAGSHSLIYFYLHSISIPDLRDISRVGMLDDLQIDYYDNTLQKIEARQQWVADGFTADYWNHQKEITDRIHQFLSVYLKPFTPLISACL